One Desulfobulbus propionicus DSM 2032 DNA segment encodes these proteins:
- a CDS encoding DUF370 domain-containing protein — protein sequence MDSRLLNIGFGNAVKVSRILAVVNPGSSPIRKLKEEARAEKKLIDVTEGRRTRAIILLDSGHLILSSVQPETISQRLLAIDQEYRNPTHLLAKGKEEDADA from the coding sequence ATGGACAGCAGGTTGCTCAATATCGGCTTTGGCAATGCCGTTAAGGTTAGCCGCATTCTGGCGGTGGTCAATCCTGGCTCTTCGCCCATCCGCAAGTTGAAGGAAGAGGCCAGGGCGGAAAAAAAGCTGATCGACGTCACCGAAGGACGACGTACCCGCGCCATCATCCTGCTCGATTCCGGCCATCTCATTCTTTCCTCGGTGCAACCAGAAACGATCAGTCAGCGACTGCTGGCCATTGATCAGGAATACCGCAACCCCACCCATCTACTGGCCAAGGGCAAAGAGGAGGACGCCGATGCATGA
- a CDS encoding YicC/YloC family endoribonuclease, translating to MRPRSMTGFGRGEASEGGRTWVAEVRTVNHRFLDQRVVLPRLFAALEEPVKKKVASMLDRGRVDITFSLHGISPAEPHLVVNDSVARQYHRCLQQLVEDYRIDAEISLRDMLTLRDVVSLEEQHPDMDAEWALISAALEAALHDCDTMREQEGQALARDLLGRLARFESIVRQIDNRIPELLRQRQQELRLRVAKLLEGLDLDPLRLAQEAAIMADKSDVTEEITRLGSHMAQFRAYLVSDEPVGRRLDFLLQEFLREVNTLSSKIANAGIAHLAVEMKNEIEKLREQVQNIE from the coding sequence ATGCGACCACGAAGCATGACCGGATTTGGTCGGGGGGAAGCCTCCGAGGGAGGACGGACCTGGGTGGCTGAAGTCCGTACTGTCAACCACCGTTTTCTTGACCAACGAGTTGTTCTTCCACGGCTGTTTGCCGCCTTGGAGGAACCGGTCAAGAAAAAGGTCGCCTCCATGCTTGATCGAGGGCGGGTTGATATCACCTTCAGCCTGCACGGCATCTCACCGGCGGAACCGCACCTGGTGGTCAATGACAGCGTAGCCCGCCAGTACCATCGCTGCTTGCAGCAACTGGTCGAGGACTACCGGATCGATGCCGAGATCAGCTTGCGTGACATGCTAACCTTGCGGGATGTCGTTAGTCTGGAGGAGCAACATCCTGACATGGATGCGGAGTGGGCACTGATCAGCGCTGCCCTGGAGGCCGCTCTCCATGATTGTGACACCATGCGCGAACAAGAGGGGCAAGCACTCGCACGTGATCTGCTTGGCAGGCTGGCCAGGTTCGAATCGATCGTTCGTCAGATCGACAACCGCATTCCAGAGCTCCTCCGGCAACGCCAGCAGGAACTCCGCCTCCGGGTGGCCAAGCTGCTGGAGGGCCTTGATCTCGATCCCCTGCGTTTGGCCCAGGAAGCTGCGATCATGGCCGACAAAAGTGACGTGACCGAGGAAATTACGCGGCTTGGCAGCCACATGGCCCAATTTCGCGCCTACCTGGTCAGCGATGAGCCGGTTGGCCGTCGACTCGATTTTCTCCTCCAGGAATTCTTGCGCGAAGTGAACACCCTCTCCTCAAAGATCGCCAATGCCGGTATTGCCCATCTGGCGGTGGAAATGAAAAACGAGATCGAAAAATTGCGCGAGCAGGTGCAGAATATCGAGTGA
- the rfaE1 gene encoding D-glycero-beta-D-manno-heptose-7-phosphate kinase, which yields MSIHVLSGALDRFAKARVLVIGDIIIDHFLWGTATRISPEAPVPVVNVQRENLLLGGGANVLRNIVSLGGSGALCGLIGDDSMGHKAIELVGQLGVPTDGLVVGQRPTTVKTRVVAQGQQVVRFDREQTGVPSKKSLEALLHYLETNVHSFDAVVVSDYAKGVVSEHLMIRLHQLLHAVRHRDKRPLPLIVDPKPANAHCFVGATVITPNHHEAMQMAGMRIDDQKSLFAAARQIRDDLGCEAVLVTRGEAGMALLQGEDELVTIPTMAKEVYDVTGAGDTVAATLALGLAAGCAMGEAAALANHAAGIVVGKIGTACVTTAELREALQKDCA from the coding sequence ATGTCCATCCACGTATTGTCAGGAGCGCTTGACCGGTTTGCCAAGGCCAGAGTTTTGGTGATCGGTGACATCATCATCGATCATTTTCTCTGGGGAACCGCCACGCGCATATCGCCAGAGGCCCCGGTTCCGGTTGTCAATGTGCAACGGGAGAACCTATTGCTGGGTGGGGGAGCCAACGTGTTGCGCAATATCGTTTCCCTGGGCGGAAGCGGCGCGCTGTGCGGATTAATCGGCGATGATTCCATGGGACACAAGGCCATCGAGCTGGTCGGCCAGCTCGGAGTGCCCACGGATGGATTGGTCGTGGGGCAGCGTCCCACCACAGTGAAGACCCGGGTCGTTGCCCAAGGACAGCAAGTAGTCCGATTTGATCGTGAACAGACTGGAGTGCCTTCAAAAAAATCACTGGAGGCCCTGTTGCACTATCTTGAAACCAATGTGCACAGCTTTGATGCTGTCGTGGTTTCGGATTACGCCAAAGGGGTGGTCAGCGAGCACCTCATGATCCGCCTGCACCAGTTGCTCCATGCAGTTCGCCATCGGGACAAACGACCGCTCCCCTTGATCGTCGATCCGAAACCTGCCAATGCGCACTGTTTTGTTGGCGCCACCGTCATCACTCCCAACCACCACGAAGCGATGCAGATGGCCGGAATGCGGATCGATGATCAGAAGAGTCTGTTTGCCGCTGCCCGGCAGATTCGAGATGATCTTGGCTGTGAAGCGGTCCTGGTCACCAGGGGCGAGGCCGGCATGGCCTTGTTGCAAGGCGAGGATGAGCTGGTGACCATCCCGACCATGGCCAAGGAAGTCTACGATGTGACTGGAGCCGGAGACACGGTGGCCGCGACGCTGGCACTCGGGCTTGCTGCCGGCTGCGCGATGGGTGAGGCGGCTGCGCTTGCAAATCACGCCGCCGGTATCGTGGTCGGCAAGATAGGTACGGCTTGCGTCACGACCGCCGAGTTGCGCGAGGCGCTGCAAAAGGATTGCGCGTAG
- a CDS encoding OmpH family outer membrane protein — protein sequence MKKTVGYIGCVVVMAISLVCGDVVAADTKIGVIDMKQVLSSSTAGKRAQGIIEQKMKSLQASFKNDETALINMQKEMEKKGSAWSDSVKQEKAAEFQKKRRDLAVKQDEANQELKKLREQHVNPILKKLEEIVGKVADDGGYTVVLPRNVVLFSADSVDISADVVSELNKVMK from the coding sequence ATGAAAAAGACGGTTGGCTACATCGGTTGCGTGGTCGTTATGGCGATATCTCTGGTGTGTGGCGATGTCGTGGCCGCAGACACCAAAATTGGTGTGATCGACATGAAACAGGTGCTTTCTTCCTCGACCGCAGGAAAACGAGCACAAGGAATCATCGAGCAGAAGATGAAGTCCCTGCAGGCTTCCTTTAAAAACGATGAGACGGCGCTGATCAACATGCAGAAGGAAATGGAGAAGAAGGGTTCTGCGTGGAGTGACAGTGTCAAGCAGGAGAAAGCGGCGGAATTTCAGAAAAAGAGACGTGACTTGGCGGTCAAGCAGGACGAAGCGAACCAGGAGTTGAAAAAACTGCGCGAGCAGCATGTCAATCCTATTCTCAAGAAACTGGAAGAGATTGTCGGCAAGGTGGCTGATGATGGAGGCTACACAGTGGTGCTGCCGCGGAATGTCGTCCTCTTTTCCGCTGATTCGGTCGACATTTCCGCTGATGTTGTGTCAGAATTGAACAAGGTGATGAAGTAG
- the pal gene encoding peptidoglycan-associated lipoprotein Pal, protein MSSKKMLNFVMLAFLALGVSLTGCSKKAADTTSQVTGTEGAGASEPLETEDSGIMEGRTSGPMVPVYFEFDSSSITGEQVQRIETNADFIKKNPDLKIRIEGNCDPRGTQEYNIALGERRAQSAKTYLINLGVNSNQLTTVSFGEEKLLLFGHDEISWAQNRRDDFVIVK, encoded by the coding sequence ATGAGCAGTAAAAAAATGTTGAATTTCGTTATGTTGGCTTTCCTTGCCCTTGGCGTCAGCCTGACAGGCTGCAGCAAGAAGGCTGCGGACACCACGTCACAGGTGACTGGCACCGAGGGGGCAGGTGCGTCGGAGCCTCTGGAGACGGAAGATTCCGGCATCATGGAAGGGCGGACATCGGGCCCGATGGTGCCAGTCTATTTCGAATTTGACAGCTCCAGCATCACCGGTGAGCAGGTACAGCGAATCGAGACCAACGCCGACTTCATCAAAAAGAACCCTGATCTGAAAATTAGAATCGAGGGGAACTGCGATCCCCGTGGCACGCAGGAGTACAATATTGCGTTGGGTGAGCGGCGTGCCCAGAGTGCCAAGACCTACCTGATTAACCTTGGCGTCAATTCCAACCAGCTGACCACGGTTAGTTTTGGGGAGGAAAAGTTGTTGCTGTTCGGCCATGATGAAATCTCCTGGGCGCAGAATCGGCGCGACGATTTCGTTATTGTAAAATAG
- the glgP gene encoding alpha-glucan family phosphorylase: MIVHQPASTDTVESLVCSNRFGTFFGVPQQVFDTVWRNLTKPDRSAVAYVSMEIGADPDVFHPLRDFLEQKGIIDSPNPQRQALLRKYLHGPRKIPNYSGGLGVLAGDTLKSFADLHLPVLAISLLYREGYFSQIVDSKVGQIDHATRWTPEATPTLFLLRDPQAPDQPLTIDIPFYNGQHRPSMVKAQVWMKMEIADQLDYFVPEFLLDYSLPDAPPWVVESAHQLYNAKSTMIKANQRRMLGSAILPLLETLGMATDTIHLNEQHGVTVTLHLILRELQEKLGDAFPDTMTDADILAAAAQVSRKIVYTIHTPVKAGHDRFSRDLYSGISHKAFQRILNLLAHDEDIAHEYNFTAMAMRINRAINSVSRLHRDVTKKQFPAFAQKIKAITNGVHHLTWISDNRINCFNRIPSLRDWRNDPSCFSAIAEQDLPLLAKLLQNAWAKDNQLLIGYVNNMLKRHREQMIETWIDPPNHLSGLPETEWLKPGVFTFGFARRFSTYKRADLIFDDIGRLSDILIKNNWPVNFIFAGKAHPADEPGKYVLKLILDNQEELYKRSNGLGKLVFIPGYDMRVAKMMVAGVHAWLNSPKRPLEASGTSGMKAAMNGVPNISIMDGWWVEGYHEGQTGWKFGYEGPVDDADLSEDPESLLYTEDAAAFYDLLPTVLETFYTDPESYLTRALNNLRLNIPIFNTHRMAAEYVTQYALQLVPPLAATIDRFRQLYQSDRPEQ, translated from the coding sequence ATGATCGTACACCAACCCGCCTCAACGGATACCGTAGAGAGTCTTGTCTGCTCCAATCGCTTCGGAACATTTTTCGGTGTCCCCCAACAGGTGTTTGACACCGTGTGGCGCAACCTGACCAAGCCCGATCGCAGCGCGGTCGCCTATGTTTCCATGGAAATAGGCGCCGATCCGGATGTATTTCATCCATTGAGAGATTTTCTGGAACAAAAGGGAATCATCGACAGTCCCAATCCGCAACGGCAAGCCCTGCTGCGTAAATATCTCCATGGACCGCGCAAAATCCCCAACTACAGTGGCGGTCTCGGGGTCCTTGCCGGTGACACCCTGAAAAGTTTTGCCGATCTGCACCTGCCCGTTCTGGCTATCAGCCTCCTCTACCGCGAAGGGTACTTTTCCCAGATCGTCGACTCCAAGGTTGGGCAAATCGACCATGCCACCCGGTGGACGCCCGAAGCCACGCCCACCCTGTTCCTGCTGCGCGATCCCCAAGCACCGGATCAGCCACTGACCATCGACATCCCCTTCTATAATGGCCAGCACAGGCCGTCGATGGTCAAGGCCCAAGTCTGGATGAAAATGGAAATCGCCGACCAGCTCGACTATTTTGTTCCCGAGTTCTTGCTGGATTACAGTCTCCCCGATGCCCCGCCCTGGGTGGTTGAGTCGGCCCATCAGCTGTACAATGCGAAGTCCACCATGATCAAGGCCAATCAACGCCGCATGCTCGGGTCTGCCATCCTGCCCCTACTGGAAACGCTCGGCATGGCAACGGACACCATCCATCTCAACGAACAGCATGGAGTGACGGTGACCCTGCACCTGATCCTTCGGGAACTCCAGGAAAAACTCGGCGACGCTTTTCCCGACACCATGACCGATGCCGACATTCTTGCCGCGGCAGCACAGGTCTCCCGCAAAATTGTGTATACCATTCATACCCCGGTCAAAGCCGGACACGACCGATTTTCCCGCGATCTCTATTCGGGGATCAGCCATAAGGCCTTTCAGCGGATACTCAACCTGCTTGCCCACGACGAAGACATCGCTCACGAATACAACTTCACCGCCATGGCAATGCGGATCAACCGGGCCATCAACAGCGTCAGCCGATTGCATCGCGACGTCACCAAAAAGCAATTTCCAGCCTTCGCCCAGAAAATCAAAGCCATCACCAACGGCGTTCACCATCTGACCTGGATCAGTGACAACCGTATTAACTGTTTCAACCGCATCCCTTCCCTGCGCGACTGGCGCAACGATCCCAGCTGCTTTTCCGCCATTGCCGAACAGGATCTGCCGTTGTTGGCAAAACTGTTACAAAACGCCTGGGCCAAGGACAACCAGTTACTCATCGGTTATGTGAACAACATGTTGAAACGCCACCGCGAGCAGATGATCGAAACGTGGATCGATCCTCCCAATCATCTCTCCGGTCTTCCTGAAACCGAATGGCTCAAGCCGGGGGTGTTCACCTTCGGTTTTGCTCGGCGATTTTCCACCTATAAACGGGCAGATCTTATCTTCGACGATATCGGCCGGCTGTCCGATATCCTCATCAAGAACAACTGGCCGGTCAACTTCATTTTCGCTGGCAAGGCTCACCCTGCGGATGAGCCGGGAAAATATGTGCTCAAGTTGATTCTCGACAATCAAGAAGAACTGTACAAACGGAGCAACGGTCTGGGAAAACTCGTCTTTATTCCCGGCTACGACATGCGTGTGGCCAAAATGATGGTCGCCGGCGTTCACGCCTGGCTCAACAGCCCCAAGCGACCGCTCGAGGCCAGCGGCACCAGCGGCATGAAAGCCGCCATGAATGGCGTGCCGAACATCAGTATCATGGACGGTTGGTGGGTGGAGGGCTATCATGAGGGGCAAACCGGGTGGAAATTCGGCTATGAAGGGCCGGTTGACGATGCCGATCTCAGCGAGGACCCGGAATCCCTGCTGTACACCGAGGATGCGGCCGCGTTTTACGATCTGCTGCCCACGGTACTGGAGACATTTTATACCGATCCCGAATCCTATCTCACCCGCGCACTGAACAACTTGCGACTCAATATTCCCATTTTCAATACCCATCGGATGGCGGCTGAATACGTCACCCAATACGCCCTGCAACTCGTGCCGCCATTGGCCGCGACCATTGATCGATTTCGCCAGTTGTATCAAAGCGACCGGCCCGAGCAATGA
- a CDS encoding radical SAM protein yields MSALHPSSTPSLVFATPSGEIVDYSGLRMAGSAAGHFYQPRLHELIELPAGSELFALPGRQPVGIEPVGGEPALLEVNPYQPNEPVQAVAAFMAPAHTALYTAAFARQADVPLLPLFAYTAVGWAEGKFWVAGFRSDADRRQDIDQFNQRLLEQRTRKQLKRHGGNRLVQHLGKCCLTYGCPAARNYFLGRWEAPLPCSPVCNAACAGCISLQPSGCCPSTQDRITFVPTEREIAEVAIEHLQTAPLPIVSFGQGCEGEPLLQARVMEKSIRLIRSQTTRGTINLNTNGSLPEAVERLAKAGLDSIRISLNSAQAKKHQLYYRPKGFTFADVCRSISVMKRHGRHVSLNYFILPGCTDDLVEFEALSALIAEFRPDYIQLRNLNMDPEYYLRVIDHSATAPPLGILAWLERLKIKFPFLGFGYYNPPLHR; encoded by the coding sequence ATGTCGGCCTTGCATCCCTCGAGCACTCCGTCGCTGGTTTTTGCGACACCCTCGGGCGAGATCGTGGATTACAGCGGCCTGCGCATGGCTGGCAGCGCCGCTGGACATTTTTACCAACCTCGACTCCATGAACTGATCGAACTTCCGGCCGGAAGCGAACTGTTTGCCCTTCCTGGACGGCAGCCTGTGGGCATTGAGCCTGTGGGCGGCGAACCCGCCCTGCTTGAGGTGAACCCCTACCAACCGAACGAACCCGTTCAGGCCGTTGCCGCCTTCATGGCTCCCGCCCACACCGCTCTCTATACCGCTGCTTTCGCGCGCCAGGCCGACGTTCCGCTCCTGCCACTCTTTGCCTACACGGCCGTGGGCTGGGCAGAGGGAAAATTCTGGGTTGCAGGCTTCCGCAGCGATGCCGATCGTCGTCAGGATATCGATCAATTCAACCAGCGACTGCTGGAACAACGAACCCGCAAGCAGCTCAAACGACATGGCGGCAACCGCCTCGTTCAGCACCTCGGCAAATGCTGCCTGACTTACGGCTGCCCAGCGGCACGCAACTATTTTCTCGGGCGCTGGGAAGCCCCCCTTCCCTGCTCCCCGGTTTGCAATGCTGCTTGCGCGGGGTGCATTTCCCTCCAACCTTCCGGATGCTGCCCTTCTACCCAAGATCGAATCACCTTTGTCCCCACCGAACGAGAAATTGCCGAAGTGGCCATCGAGCATTTGCAAACCGCGCCCTTGCCCATCGTCAGTTTCGGGCAGGGATGCGAGGGCGAACCGCTGCTTCAGGCCCGGGTTATGGAAAAAAGCATCCGCCTCATTCGCTCGCAAACGACACGAGGCACCATCAACCTCAACACCAACGGCAGTCTCCCCGAGGCTGTCGAACGCCTGGCAAAGGCCGGTTTGGATTCAATCCGTATTTCCCTGAACAGCGCTCAGGCAAAAAAACACCAGCTTTATTATCGTCCCAAGGGGTTCACCTTTGCAGATGTTTGTCGCTCCATCTCAGTGATGAAGCGCCATGGGCGGCACGTCTCGCTCAATTATTTCATCCTCCCGGGTTGCACCGACGACCTTGTCGAATTCGAAGCCCTGAGCGCTCTTATCGCTGAATTCCGGCCCGACTACATCCAATTACGCAACCTCAACATGGACCCCGAATATTATCTCCGGGTAATTGACCATTCGGCAACCGCCCCCCCTCTCGGCATCCTCGCCTGGCTCGAACGGCTCAAAATCAAATTCCCCTTCCTGGGATTTGGCTATTACAATCCGCCCCTGCATCGCTGA
- a CDS encoding tRNA dihydrouridine synthase, with protein sequence MKVGSQTIWPPLLLAPMAGLTHSALRTTLLHFGGVGLLSTEMLSAARLPAESVDHSPYLFRTTKESPLSHQLMLTDEKHIAPAFAALHRLGADVIDLNLGCPAPQIRRSGGGSRLMEDPARVRRLVASARQHTSLPLTAKIRLGETLDAAKLRDFCRMLEGEGVDMITVHARLRGESFARRPRWEWVANVKRWIDIPVVANGGIDSIASARTCLEQSGADGLMIGRAAARSPWIFAVLARALYAVDCTEPHICLPQLYQGFATALVERFSPERRLGRLKEFTHHFATNYFFGHQLAMGVQSSRSFAEACSRASAFFAACDPCAEDNGKWWVSDAGADCNSQIPGRGI encoded by the coding sequence ATGAAGGTCGGCTCGCAAACAATTTGGCCGCCGCTTTTGCTGGCACCCATGGCCGGTCTCACCCATTCGGCGCTACGGACAACGCTGCTCCATTTCGGCGGGGTAGGGCTGCTGAGCACGGAAATGCTCTCAGCTGCGCGACTGCCGGCGGAAAGCGTAGACCACTCGCCGTATCTGTTCAGGACGACCAAGGAGTCTCCCCTTTCCCATCAGCTGATGTTAACTGACGAAAAGCATATCGCTCCGGCTTTTGCCGCCCTGCATCGTCTCGGGGCGGATGTCATCGATCTGAATCTTGGCTGCCCGGCTCCGCAGATCCGCAGGTCCGGGGGGGGAAGTCGGCTGATGGAGGATCCCGCACGGGTACGGCGGCTTGTTGCCAGCGCTCGCCAACACACGTCCCTGCCCTTGACCGCCAAGATCCGGCTCGGAGAGACGCTGGATGCGGCTAAGCTTCGTGATTTTTGCCGAATGCTTGAGGGGGAAGGCGTGGACATGATCACCGTCCATGCGCGCTTACGCGGTGAATCCTTCGCCCGGCGGCCCCGCTGGGAGTGGGTCGCCAACGTGAAGCGGTGGATCGATATTCCGGTCGTTGCCAACGGCGGGATCGATTCGATCGCCAGCGCACGCACCTGCTTGGAACAAAGCGGGGCCGATGGCCTGATGATCGGACGGGCTGCGGCACGATCGCCCTGGATTTTCGCCGTGCTTGCCCGAGCCCTCTACGCGGTGGATTGCACCGAGCCGCACATCTGCTTGCCACAGCTGTACCAAGGGTTTGCCACGGCACTGGTTGAGCGTTTCTCGCCGGAGCGACGCCTGGGACGACTCAAGGAGTTCACCCATCATTTTGCCACCAACTATTTTTTTGGTCACCAGCTGGCCATGGGGGTACAGTCCAGTCGATCATTCGCCGAGGCGTGCTCGCGGGCAAGTGCGTTTTTTGCGGCGTGCGACCCGTGTGCCGAGGACAATGGGAAATGGTGGGTCAGCGATGCAGGGGCGGATTGTAATAGCCAAATCCCAGGAAGGGGAATTTGA
- a CDS encoding Fur family transcriptional regulator — protein MNAPAPMIRLTTQRQVILEELSKVKTHPTASELYDMVRRRLPRIGLGTVYRNLELMADSGMILKLEVGGTQKRFDATTEEHYHIRCSVCGRVDDIEVPVIQELVAQAANATSYRILGHHVEFSGICSSCQQQRAASAR, from the coding sequence ATGAACGCACCCGCACCAATGATCAGATTGACCACGCAACGTCAGGTCATTCTGGAGGAATTGTCAAAAGTAAAAACCCACCCCACCGCCAGCGAGCTGTACGATATGGTTCGCCGTCGCTTGCCCCGTATCGGGCTGGGAACCGTGTATCGCAATCTGGAATTGATGGCCGATAGCGGCATGATTCTCAAGCTCGAGGTTGGCGGCACGCAAAAACGATTTGATGCCACCACCGAGGAGCATTATCACATCCGCTGCTCTGTCTGCGGCAGGGTGGACGACATTGAGGTCCCGGTCATCCAGGAGCTGGTTGCCCAAGCCGCCAATGCCACATCCTACCGCATTCTTGGCCACCATGTCGAATTTAGCGGTATTTGCAGTTCCTGCCAACAGCAGCGCGCTGCCTCGGCCCGCTAA
- the tyrS gene encoding tyrosine--tRNA ligase — protein sequence MKSVEEQIALIERGAVDFHSREDLVKKLTRSLETGKPLIVKAGFDPTAPDLHLGHTVLLQKLRHFQLLGHEVNFLIGDFTGLIGDPTGKSDTRPPLTPEDVKRNAETYKEQVFKILDPQKTKVVFNSTWLGQLSSYEMIRLASELTVARMLERDDFKKRFESNRPISIHEFLYPLIQGYDSVAMKADVELGGTDQLFNVLMGRDLQRSRGQEPQVVLTMPLLEGLDGVNKMSKSLGNYIGISEPPDSIFGKIMSISDDLMFRYYELLSDLSLEEIQALKTKIARGELHPKAVKVQLAKEMVTRFHDREAAENAERNFEQVFARHELPEDIEEVRLAVAEAEIWVPKLLLDAGLVKSTSDGRRMIQQHAVTIEGEKISDINAVVPTKGEILLKVGKRRFCRVSFS from the coding sequence ATGAAATCTGTAGAAGAGCAGATCGCCCTGATTGAACGGGGCGCCGTTGATTTTCACTCCAGAGAGGATCTGGTCAAGAAACTGACCCGTTCGCTGGAGACTGGCAAGCCGTTGATTGTTAAGGCCGGGTTTGACCCCACCGCTCCGGATCTGCATTTGGGACACACGGTTTTGTTGCAAAAATTACGTCATTTTCAATTGTTGGGTCACGAAGTCAATTTCTTGATCGGAGATTTCACCGGTCTGATCGGTGATCCAACCGGTAAATCTGACACCAGGCCACCATTGACTCCCGAGGATGTGAAACGCAACGCCGAAACCTACAAGGAGCAGGTGTTCAAGATCCTCGATCCGCAAAAGACAAAGGTGGTGTTCAACTCCACCTGGCTGGGACAACTTAGCTCGTACGAGATGATTCGCCTCGCCTCCGAGTTGACGGTCGCCCGCATGCTGGAACGGGATGATTTCAAAAAACGGTTTGAATCCAATCGGCCCATTTCGATCCACGAATTCCTCTACCCCCTTATCCAGGGATATGATTCGGTGGCCATGAAGGCCGATGTTGAATTGGGTGGCACCGATCAGTTGTTCAATGTGTTGATGGGCCGCGATCTACAGCGCAGTCGTGGACAGGAGCCCCAAGTGGTGCTGACCATGCCCCTGCTTGAAGGATTGGACGGCGTCAACAAGATGAGTAAGTCGTTGGGCAACTATATCGGCATCTCCGAGCCGCCGGACAGTATCTTCGGCAAGATTATGTCGATCAGCGACGATTTGATGTTTCGTTACTATGAGCTGCTCAGTGATCTGTCCCTGGAGGAAATCCAAGCGCTCAAGACCAAGATAGCCCGCGGTGAGCTTCATCCCAAAGCGGTCAAGGTGCAGTTGGCCAAGGAAATGGTGACCCGTTTTCATGATCGGGAAGCGGCTGAAAACGCTGAACGCAATTTTGAGCAGGTTTTCGCCCGTCATGAATTGCCAGAAGACATTGAAGAGGTACGGCTCGCCGTTGCGGAAGCGGAGATTTGGGTGCCGAAACTGCTGCTGGATGCGGGGTTGGTCAAATCAACCTCGGATGGGCGGCGCATGATTCAGCAACATGCGGTGACCATTGAAGGAGAAAAAATCAGCGATATCAACGCTGTTGTTCCAACCAAGGGAGAGATTTTGCTGAAAGTTGGCAAGCGGCGGTTCTGCCGGGTCAGTTTTTCTTGA